A single Sporosarcina sp. FSL W8-0480 DNA region contains:
- a CDS encoding ATP-binding cassette domain-containing protein, with translation MSEYIVEMKHITKRFPGIVANDDVSIGIKKGEIFALLGENGAGKSTLMSILSGMYEPEEGEI, from the coding sequence ATGTCCGAATATATCGTGGAAATGAAACACATTACCAAACGCTTCCCTGGAATCGTAGCCAATGATGACGTATCCATTGGCATTAAAAAGGGAGAAATCTTTGCATTACTAGGAGAAAATGGTGCAGGCAAGTCAACACTTATGAGCATTCTAAGCGGGATGTATGAACCGGAAGAAGGGGAAATCTAG
- the tatC gene encoding twin-arginine translocase subunit TatC: protein MKEKNLTVIEHIEEIRKRLIVIVVFFVVAVLGSFFAAKPVIEFLLNEGGYEEFHAFNVVDPIVIYLKVIIFLAVVIISPIIMYQFWSFVSPGLHETERKVTLSYIPFAFILFLIGIGFSYFILVPFVMNFMMNLSGDLGITQTVGINQYFTFLFQVLIPFGVIFQLPIVLLFLSRLGILDPAKLVKIRKYSYFVLFVIAAFITPPDIMSHLLVTVPLFLLYEISIVICRVGYRKFLKAEEKRKLEEIKAEQQRQIDEVMGKLEK, encoded by the coding sequence ATGAAAGAGAAAAATTTAACAGTCATTGAGCATATAGAAGAAATTAGAAAACGGCTGATTGTAATCGTCGTTTTCTTTGTTGTTGCGGTACTTGGTAGCTTTTTCGCTGCAAAACCAGTCATTGAGTTTTTACTTAATGAGGGGGGATATGAGGAGTTCCACGCATTCAATGTTGTCGATCCAATCGTCATTTACTTGAAGGTCATCATCTTCCTTGCAGTCGTCATTATTTCACCAATTATCATGTATCAGTTCTGGTCGTTCGTTTCGCCGGGCCTCCATGAAACTGAGCGGAAGGTGACCTTAAGCTATATTCCGTTTGCTTTCATCCTATTTCTTATCGGAATTGGATTCTCGTATTTTATCCTTGTGCCATTTGTTATGAATTTCATGATGAATCTATCGGGAGATTTGGGAATTACGCAAACAGTAGGGATCAATCAATATTTCACATTCCTATTCCAGGTTTTGATCCCATTCGGGGTCATCTTCCAATTACCGATTGTTCTATTGTTTTTATCAAGGCTTGGCATATTGGATCCTGCGAAGTTAGTGAAAATCAGGAAATATTCATATTTTGTTCTGTTCGTCATAGCGGCGTTCATTACACCACCTGATATAATGTCCCATTTGTTAGTGACTGTTCCTTTGTTCCTCCTTTACGAAATCAGCATCGTCATCTGCCGAGTCGGATATCGGAAGTTCTTGAAAGCTGAAGAAAAACGTAAGCTTGAAGAGATAAAGGCGGAGCAACAGCGGCAAATCGATGAAGTAATGGGGAAATTGGAGAAATAA
- the groL gene encoding chaperonin GroEL (60 kDa chaperone family; promotes refolding of misfolded polypeptides especially under stressful conditions; forms two stacked rings of heptamers to form a barrel-shaped 14mer; ends can be capped by GroES; misfolded proteins enter the barrel where they are refolded when GroES binds): MAKEIKFNEDARSAMLRGVDTLADAVKVTLGPKGRNVVLERKFGSPLITNDGVTIAKEIELEDAFENMGAKLVAEVASKTNEIAGDGTTTATVLAQAMIREGLKNVTAGANPVGIRKGIEQAVATAVESLKGISDEIESKQEIAQVAAISSGDEAVGELIAEAMERVGNDGVITIEESKGFTTELDVVEGMQFDRGYASAYMATDTDKMEAVLDNPYILITDKKISNIQEILPVLEQVVQQGKPLLMIAEDVEGEALATLVVNKLRGTFNAVAVKAPGFGDRRKAMLEDIAILTGGEVITEDLGLDLKSADITQLGRAAKVVVTKDHTTIVEGNGDANAIASRVSQIRVQLEESTSEFDKEKLQERLAKLAGGVAVIKVGAATETELKERKLRIEDALNSTRAAVEEGIVSGGGTALINVYTKVETLLESTEGDVATGVKIVLRALEEPVRQIANNAGLEGSIVVDRLKREEVGIGFNAANGEWVNMMQAGIVDPTKVTRSALQNAASVAAMFLSTEAVVADLPEPQGAGMPDMSGMGGMM; the protein is encoded by the coding sequence ATGGCTAAAGAAATTAAATTCAATGAAGATGCGCGCAGTGCAATGCTACGTGGTGTAGATACACTTGCTGATGCTGTTAAAGTAACACTTGGACCAAAAGGACGAAACGTCGTCCTTGAAAGAAAATTCGGTTCACCGCTTATTACAAATGACGGTGTAACGATTGCCAAAGAAATCGAACTTGAAGACGCATTCGAAAACATGGGAGCGAAACTCGTTGCTGAAGTAGCTTCCAAAACGAATGAAATCGCTGGTGACGGTACAACAACAGCGACAGTTCTTGCACAAGCAATGATTCGTGAAGGTTTGAAAAACGTAACGGCTGGGGCAAACCCTGTAGGTATCCGTAAGGGAATCGAACAAGCGGTTGCAACTGCTGTTGAATCATTAAAAGGAATTTCTGATGAAATTGAAAGCAAGCAAGAAATCGCACAAGTTGCTGCTATTTCTTCAGGCGACGAAGCAGTCGGCGAATTGATCGCTGAAGCAATGGAGCGCGTTGGCAACGACGGCGTTATCACAATTGAAGAGTCAAAAGGCTTCACGACTGAGCTTGACGTTGTAGAAGGTATGCAATTCGATCGTGGGTATGCATCTGCATATATGGCTACTGACACAGACAAGATGGAAGCTGTTTTAGATAACCCTTACATCTTGATAACAGATAAAAAGATTTCTAATATCCAAGAAATCCTTCCAGTTCTTGAGCAAGTTGTTCAACAAGGCAAGCCGTTGTTGATGATTGCTGAAGACGTAGAAGGTGAAGCACTTGCAACACTTGTTGTGAATAAGCTTCGTGGAACGTTCAACGCAGTGGCTGTTAAGGCACCTGGTTTCGGTGATCGTCGTAAAGCAATGCTTGAAGACATTGCAATCCTTACAGGTGGAGAAGTTATCACTGAGGATCTTGGTCTTGACCTTAAATCCGCTGATATCACTCAACTTGGACGTGCTGCAAAAGTTGTTGTTACAAAAGATCACACAACAATCGTTGAAGGAAATGGTGATGCAAACGCAATCGCGTCACGCGTTAGCCAAATCCGTGTACAACTTGAAGAATCAACTTCTGAGTTCGACAAAGAGAAGCTACAAGAGCGTCTTGCAAAACTTGCTGGCGGCGTAGCAGTTATCAAAGTCGGCGCAGCAACTGAAACAGAATTGAAAGAGCGCAAACTTCGTATCGAAGACGCATTGAACTCAACTCGTGCAGCAGTTGAAGAAGGAATCGTATCCGGTGGTGGTACGGCACTTATCAACGTATATACGAAAGTCGAAACACTTCTTGAAAGCACAGAAGGCGACGTTGCAACAGGTGTGAAGATTGTTCTTCGCGCACTTGAAGAGCCAGTTCGTCAAATTGCGAACAATGCTGGCCTTGAAGGCTCAATCGTAGTGGACCGCCTAAAACGCGAAGAAGTCGGCATCGGCTTCAACGCAGCTAACGGCGAGTGGGTCAACATGATGCAAGCTGGTATCGTAGACCCAACTAAAGTAACTCGTTCAGCACTTCAAAACGCAGCATCCGTAGCGGCAATGTTCTTGTCCACTGAAGCTGTTGTAGCAGACCTCCCAGAACCACAAGGAGCAGGCATGCCTGACATGAGTGGAATGGGCGGAATGATGTAA
- a CDS encoding BMP family ABC transporter substrate-binding protein has protein sequence MIKSAKKIAMVLLLALMTVVIAACGNNSSDKKEDKAGTGEKGLRIAIVTSPSGVDDGNFNEDNYNGILKFIEKNPTATVKAVKEPTGDPAAAVQAVADIVADYDVIVTPGFQFAGVSAIAVENPDKIFIMNDTEPAPVDGQTEFDNIYAMNFAEQESGFFAGMAAALETKTNKVAVVNGIAYPSNVNYQFGFESGVNYANKFYGKNVELVELSGYAGTDVTGADVGGNYAGSFADEATGKVIGNALIKQGVDILFVAAGGTGNGVFTAAKEAKSDVKVIGVDVDQYDDGANGSKNIVLTSAVKFMAMNIEKSLNTVADGTFKGGNVVLYADTDSTGFIKEEGRQQLSEDTLAKMNEAYELVKNGTIVPASNFNEHTPEKFPGL, from the coding sequence ATGATTAAAAGTGCAAAGAAAATAGCAATGGTATTATTACTTGCTTTAATGACTGTTGTTATAGCCGCATGCGGAAATAACTCATCTGATAAAAAGGAAGATAAGGCTGGAACTGGCGAAAAAGGATTGAGAATTGCAATTGTAACAAGCCCCTCCGGCGTTGACGATGGTAACTTCAATGAAGATAACTATAACGGAATCTTGAAATTTATCGAAAAAAATCCAACAGCAACAGTAAAGGCTGTTAAAGAACCAACTGGTGACCCAGCGGCGGCTGTACAAGCTGTTGCGGATATTGTGGCAGATTATGATGTAATTGTTACACCTGGTTTCCAATTTGCCGGAGTTTCGGCAATCGCTGTAGAAAACCCTGATAAGATTTTCATCATGAATGACACTGAGCCAGCTCCAGTAGATGGCCAAACTGAGTTCGATAATATCTATGCAATGAACTTCGCAGAACAAGAAAGTGGTTTCTTTGCAGGTATGGCTGCAGCACTTGAAACTAAGACAAACAAAGTAGCAGTTGTAAATGGTATTGCTTACCCTTCAAATGTTAACTATCAATTTGGTTTTGAATCAGGCGTAAATTATGCAAACAAATTTTACGGAAAAAATGTTGAACTTGTTGAACTATCTGGATATGCAGGAACTGATGTTACAGGTGCGGATGTTGGTGGTAACTATGCAGGATCCTTCGCAGACGAAGCAACAGGTAAAGTAATTGGTAATGCGTTAATCAAACAAGGCGTAGATATCCTATTCGTTGCTGCAGGTGGTACTGGAAATGGTGTATTCACAGCAGCTAAGGAAGCTAAAAGTGATGTAAAAGTAATTGGTGTAGACGTTGACCAATATGATGACGGTGCAAACGGTTCTAAAAATATTGTATTAACATCTGCTGTGAAATTCATGGCTATGAACATTGAAAAATCATTGAATACTGTTGCGGATGGAACGTTTAAAGGCGGAAACGTTGTTCTTTATGCAGATACAGATTCAACTGGATTTATCAAAGAAGAAGGTCGTCAACAATTATCTGAAGATACACTTGCTAAAATGAATGAGGCTTATGAATTAGTGAAAAATGGCACAATCGTACCTGCATCTAACTTCAATGAGCACACTCCTGAAAAGTTTCCAGGATTATAA
- the groES gene encoding co-chaperone GroES, which translates to MLKPLGDRIVIELIEAEEKTSSGIVLPDSAKEKPQEGKVVAAGTGRVLENGQRVDLEVKEGDRIIFSKYAGTEVKYEGNEYLILRESDVLAVIG; encoded by the coding sequence TTGTTGAAACCATTAGGTGACCGTATCGTAATCGAACTAATCGAAGCAGAAGAAAAGACGTCAAGCGGTATCGTATTACCGGATTCTGCAAAAGAGAAACCGCAAGAGGGTAAAGTTGTTGCGGCAGGTACTGGACGAGTTCTTGAAAACGGCCAGCGCGTTGACTTGGAAGTAAAAGAGGGCGACCGCATCATCTTCTCAAAATATGCTGGAACTGAAGTTAAATATGAAGGAAATGAATATTTGATCCTGCGTGAAAGCGACGTTCTTGCTGTTATCGGCTAA
- the tatA gene encoding twin-arginine translocase TatA/TatE family subunit, producing MAPGVGSLIIIAIIALLVFGPKKLPEIGKAFGSSLREFKNATKGLASDDEDTVKKVEGKKNDAQ from the coding sequence ATGGCTCCAGGTGTGGGTAGTTTAATTATTATCGCAATTATTGCTTTGTTAGTTTTTGGACCGAAGAAGTTGCCTGAAATCGGTAAAGCATTTGGCTCTTCATTACGCGAATTCAAAAACGCAACCAAGGGACTTGCTTCGGATGATGAAGATACAGTAAAGAAAGTTGAAGGTAAGAAAAACGACGCGCAGTAA
- a CDS encoding ABC transporter permease produces the protein MDTIIIDGLSFALPLFIMAIGGIYSEKSGITNLALEGFQGFGAFIGAMTAVLIAHASGTDVQNLFYVALLFAMIGGMGFSVIHAVLSIKFKANQVISGVVINILALALTTFLTTQINAIVFGAASDKFRLGVTERFTIEGLANIPVIGAIFTDVYTFEVIIIVIAIIAWYVLYKTKFGLRLRASGENPHSVDTAGVDVAKIRFSAVLISGLLSGLAGMCFAYSISAQFSSGIYMGYGFLAIAALIFGNWRILPTLVACLLFGFAKSGGTFIAQAMALPSSFTDLFMILPYVLTLLLLIFFSKSNRAPRALGEIYDKGKR, from the coding sequence ATGGATACGATTATTATTGATGGATTATCCTTTGCTCTGCCTCTTTTTATCATGGCAATAGGCGGTATATATAGTGAAAAAAGCGGAATTACCAATTTAGCACTTGAAGGATTCCAAGGCTTCGGGGCATTTATCGGAGCTATGACGGCTGTGTTGATCGCGCATGCTTCTGGAACGGACGTTCAAAATCTATTTTATGTGGCATTATTATTTGCGATGATTGGCGGAATGGGTTTTTCAGTTATTCATGCAGTATTAAGCATTAAATTCAAGGCCAATCAAGTAATCAGCGGTGTTGTCATCAATATATTGGCTTTGGCATTAACAACTTTCTTAACAACACAGATCAACGCGATTGTATTCGGAGCGGCTTCGGACAAGTTCCGGTTAGGTGTAACAGAGCGGTTTACGATCGAAGGCTTAGCCAATATACCAGTGATAGGTGCGATTTTTACGGATGTCTATACGTTCGAAGTAATCATCATTGTGATTGCCATTATTGCTTGGTATGTATTATATAAAACTAAATTTGGTTTACGTCTGAGGGCAAGTGGGGAAAATCCTCATTCAGTCGATACTGCTGGCGTGGATGTAGCTAAAATACGGTTTTCAGCAGTTCTCATTTCAGGTTTGTTATCTGGTTTGGCTGGCATGTGTTTTGCCTATTCCATATCAGCACAATTTTCATCAGGAATTTATATGGGTTATGGATTCTTGGCGATTGCAGCACTGATTTTTGGTAACTGGAGAATCTTACCGACTTTGGTAGCTTGTCTGTTATTTGGTTTTGCAAAGTCCGGGGGTACGTTCATTGCTCAGGCTATGGCTTTACCAAGCAGTTTCACTGATTTATTCATGATTTTACCGTACGTATTAACGTTATTGTTATTGATCTTTTTCTCTAAATCTAACCGTGCTCCGAGGGCGTTAGGTGAGATTTATGACAAAGGAAAGCGATGA
- a CDS encoding ABC transporter permease, whose product MSKDKKKKSLSYRLLWPIKNEKWQPITIPVASILVSFIAAAIVILLLGKNPLQAFYNLFQGSGILPKATYAGYKSMLTDFLSLLDAMTPLVFASLAVAVALRAGLFNIGVSGQMLVSGFLATIIVGYSGLDAVVAKPLVLLIGIIAGGLMGGLVGWLKYRFNIHEVVTTIMLNYIAQYVISFFIHMYYIDPVSRQSKYISEAARLTLVNFEFANLKMDIPLGFILAIAVAVFIKFLLDKTVVGFEIKAVGSNRDAAKYTGIKVGSNMILAMIISGGLAGLAGVTYYLGDFASIQPKVLTNIGFDSIAVALLGNSHPIGIIFSSFLISIIDQGSTYMSSQAGIRQEIASVIIGLILLFSACGAYVKHKVSRLKEKEVDRKDSES is encoded by the coding sequence ATGAGTAAAGATAAAAAGAAAAAAAGCTTAAGTTATCGTCTGTTATGGCCAATTAAAAATGAAAAATGGCAACCGATCACAATTCCAGTCGCTTCTATATTAGTCAGTTTCATCGCTGCAGCGATAGTCATTCTGTTACTTGGCAAAAATCCATTACAAGCCTTTTATAACTTGTTCCAAGGTTCAGGAATTTTGCCTAAAGCAACGTATGCTGGCTACAAGAGCATGCTGACTGACTTCTTAAGTTTGTTAGACGCGATGACGCCCCTTGTGTTTGCCAGTTTGGCAGTGGCTGTTGCTCTTAGAGCAGGTTTATTTAATATTGGGGTTTCGGGACAAATGCTTGTTTCCGGATTCTTAGCAACTATTATTGTTGGCTACAGTGGGTTAGATGCAGTCGTAGCTAAGCCGCTTGTGCTGCTGATCGGTATTATTGCGGGAGGCTTGATGGGTGGCTTAGTCGGGTGGCTAAAATATAGATTCAACATTCATGAGGTTGTAACAACAATTATGCTGAATTATATTGCCCAATACGTGATAAGTTTCTTCATCCATATGTATTATATTGACCCGGTTTCAAGACAATCTAAGTATATTTCAGAAGCAGCAAGGTTGACGTTAGTAAATTTCGAGTTCGCAAACTTGAAAATGGATATTCCGTTAGGTTTTATTTTGGCAATTGCAGTCGCAGTTTTCATTAAGTTTCTATTGGACAAAACAGTTGTTGGTTTTGAAATAAAAGCAGTTGGATCCAACCGTGATGCAGCGAAATATACAGGCATAAAGGTCGGAAGTAATATGATCCTTGCAATGATCATTTCAGGCGGTTTGGCCGGCCTCGCAGGTGTTACGTATTATTTAGGTGATTTTGCATCTATTCAACCAAAGGTTTTAACAAACATAGGATTTGACTCCATTGCGGTGGCCCTATTAGGAAACTCTCATCCGATTGGTATTATTTTTTCATCCTTCTTAATATCGATCATTGACCAAGGCAGCACGTATATGAGTTCGCAGGCGGGAATCAGACAAGAAATCGCTTCGGTGATTATCGGGCTAATCCTATTGTTTAGTGCTTGTGGCGCGTACGTGAAGCATAAAGTTAGCCGCTTGAAGGAAAAAGAAGTGGATCGAAAGGACAGTGAGTCATAA
- a CDS encoding YIP1 family protein, whose translation MNPLLSIWSQPTKTMEYLLEKKSIGYGFIIFLLGSISSGSIAMATTGWFSGLPVFLIVLLSIIITYGGAIIGWVIMSALYTWIGKWLGGTGTFSEMMHVTPAATILSIWLAPMNFLILAIYGSRLFEVPTENFGITNLPLGVYFLMNLVTIGVGIYSIVIMSKGIGLVHKFSALRGFGVIAILMGIGIVIGILFSILIGILLFSLFTTIG comes from the coding sequence ATGAATCCATTGTTATCCATATGGAGTCAACCGACGAAGACAATGGAGTACTTGCTTGAAAAGAAGTCGATTGGGTACGGTTTTATTATTTTTCTATTAGGTTCAATCAGTAGTGGATCAATCGCCATGGCAACAACCGGTTGGTTTAGTGGTCTACCGGTCTTTTTGATCGTATTACTGTCCATTATCATTACATATGGCGGTGCTATAATTGGATGGGTAATCATGTCAGCGTTATATACGTGGATTGGAAAGTGGCTCGGAGGAACAGGGACATTTTCTGAAATGATGCATGTAACGCCGGCAGCGACGATTCTAAGTATTTGGCTTGCGCCGATGAATTTTCTTATTCTTGCTATATACGGATCTCGACTATTTGAAGTGCCTACTGAGAATTTTGGGATTACCAATCTACCGCTTGGCGTTTATTTCTTGATGAACCTCGTTACAATTGGCGTAGGAATTTACAGTATTGTCATCATGAGTAAAGGAATTGGGCTTGTCCATAAATTCTCAGCACTCCGTGGATTCGGTGTTATTGCAATTCTTATGGGTATTGGAATAGTCATTGGGATACTCTTTTCAATTTTAATTGGCATCCTTCTCTTTTCGTTGTTTACAACGATTGGATGA
- a CDS encoding CPBP family intramembrane glutamic endopeptidase: MKNWKIYIWIIAIYIAMQFTSVPVSKGMISYFQNTFGMEEADAKYFGFAWGLFIVNIIAAPPILYMTTRNKKFWDIFKTGKKASIGKIILWGVLGLFMSMAGQMIAGIIELAFGVMPGSENTALLGEVARMSPIVIFSIVIFAPLFEEIIFRRVLFGGIYAKTNFWVAALISAFVFAVVHGELHHTLIYMVPGIVFAFLYYHTKSILAPMISHLLMNSFAVIVQLNPEVFKQPETIKQVFIFLLQ, translated from the coding sequence ATGAAAAATTGGAAAATCTACATATGGATTATCGCAATCTATATTGCGATGCAATTTACAAGTGTCCCTGTCTCCAAAGGGATGATCAGTTATTTTCAAAATACTTTCGGTATGGAGGAAGCGGATGCAAAATATTTTGGATTCGCATGGGGTCTCTTCATCGTGAATATCATTGCCGCTCCACCGATTTTATACATGACGACACGGAATAAAAAGTTCTGGGATATCTTTAAGACCGGAAAGAAAGCTTCTATTGGAAAGATCATACTCTGGGGAGTCCTTGGATTATTTATGTCGATGGCTGGTCAGATGATTGCCGGCATTATTGAATTGGCTTTCGGTGTCATGCCTGGCTCAGAAAACACAGCCCTCTTAGGTGAGGTTGCGAGAATGTCACCGATTGTTATCTTTTCAATTGTTATTTTCGCGCCTCTATTTGAAGAAATCATATTCAGAAGAGTATTATTTGGTGGCATTTATGCCAAAACGAATTTCTGGGTTGCCGCTCTAATTAGCGCATTTGTTTTTGCTGTCGTCCATGGAGAGCTTCACCATACACTCATTTATATGGTGCCGGGAATCGTGTTCGCTTTCCTTTATTATCATACGAAGAGCATATTGGCACCGATGATTTCGCATCTGTTAATGAACAGTTTCGCAGTCATTGTCCAGCTGAATCCCGAGGTTTTCAAGCAGCCTGAGACTATAAAGCAAGTATTCATCTTCTTGTTGCAATGA
- a CDS encoding ABC transporter ATP-binding protein, with protein MQISSPNHAANLNIGMVHQHFKLVEDYTITENIILGVEPISKFAGLFPYVDIRGANRKIEDLSKNFGLEVDPTKKIADLTVSMQQRVEILKVLYREAEILIFDEPTAVLTPQEIEFLLGIIEGLRNSGKTIILITHKLDEIKKVADRCAVLNKGKLIDVLDVKTTSINLMAQLMVGREVNFEAEKAPAKFKEEVLKVEHLTVKNEDGFEVVKDVSFKIHSGEIFAIAGVADNGQVEIADAIAGLTKAAGGKIFLNGQDITNDSIRKRTETGISYIPEDRQRFGLFLDFDLSTNLASRQYYKKPFSTKGILSKEEFEQFGGQLIDKYDIRSGQGNKTQVRSMSGGNQQKAIIAREIELQSPLMIFVQPTRGVDIGAIENIHKMMIAQRDQGKAILLVSLELDEIMNVADTIGVIYNGQLQKIASSDSLTTNEVGEYMMGAKHE; from the coding sequence GTGCAAATCAGTTCGCCGAACCATGCCGCAAACTTGAACATCGGAATGGTCCATCAGCATTTTAAGTTAGTCGAGGATTATACAATTACAGAGAACATCATCTTAGGGGTTGAGCCGATCAGTAAATTTGCTGGCCTATTTCCTTACGTAGACATTCGAGGTGCCAATCGTAAAATTGAAGATTTGTCCAAGAACTTTGGTCTGGAAGTAGATCCAACGAAAAAAATAGCAGATCTTACCGTGTCGATGCAACAGCGTGTGGAAATTTTAAAAGTGCTTTATCGTGAAGCTGAAATCCTGATTTTCGATGAACCAACGGCAGTATTGACACCACAAGAAATTGAGTTTTTGCTTGGTATTATTGAAGGACTGCGAAACAGTGGAAAAACAATTATCTTAATCACACATAAGTTAGATGAAATTAAGAAAGTTGCCGATCGATGTGCAGTTTTGAACAAAGGAAAATTGATAGATGTGTTGGATGTGAAAACGACATCAATCAACCTTATGGCTCAACTAATGGTAGGCAGGGAAGTGAACTTTGAAGCAGAAAAAGCACCTGCAAAGTTTAAAGAGGAAGTTTTGAAGGTGGAACACTTAACCGTGAAAAATGAGGACGGATTTGAAGTGGTCAAAGACGTTTCCTTTAAAATACACAGTGGTGAAATATTTGCAATTGCGGGTGTCGCCGACAATGGTCAAGTTGAAATAGCGGATGCGATTGCCGGCTTAACAAAGGCAGCCGGTGGCAAGATATTCCTTAACGGACAGGACATCACGAATGACAGCATTAGAAAAAGGACGGAAACAGGAATTTCTTATATACCTGAGGATCGTCAAAGATTTGGGCTGTTTTTGGACTTTGACCTATCTACGAATTTGGCTTCAAGGCAGTACTACAAAAAGCCGTTTTCTACAAAAGGAATCTTGAGTAAAGAAGAATTTGAGCAATTTGGCGGTCAGTTGATTGATAAATACGATATTCGAAGTGGGCAAGGGAATAAGACTCAAGTTCGTTCGATGAGTGGCGGTAACCAACAAAAAGCAATTATTGCTCGTGAGATCGAATTACAATCCCCGCTCATGATTTTCGTTCAGCCGACACGGGGAGTAGACATTGGTGCGATTGAAAATATTCATAAGATGATGATTGCACAACGAGATCAAGGTAAAGCGATTTTACTTGTTTCGTTAGAGTTGGATGAAATTATGAATGTGGCGGATACGATCGGCGTGATCTATAATGGCCAACTTCAAAAAATTGCAAGCAGTGATTCGTTAACGACGAATGAAGTCGGCGAATATATGATGGGGGCTAAGCATGAGTAA